The proteins below come from a single Candidatus Omnitrophota bacterium genomic window:
- a CDS encoding peptidylprolyl isomerase — translation MLKLFRHKNVAKIVLWGLLILILPAFVLWGTGAGGGSKDKGPKFVGLIDGKKISFGDFAESIAAIRCQIILNYFNQPKVMDTFLKSNAFLGKLAWDRLIMAKEARKAKMKVSNAEVINFIRSQPLFLRGGYFDDRMYGYILRNNMALEPRMFEEMMRGNLEIQKFNDRLTKDIKVTDQEIAESYGKINDKLKISYIDFPAAPAAGEGYSKLKDLMAKEKLSFEAAAAKLALNVKESAFFSKGETIEGIGEVGPLIETASTLKPDEVSTPIEMEKGAIIFRVSGREKFDEEKFKKEKDGYSKKLIELKKTRYIENWLRGLEKASTVNIDFKDYDKYYR, via the coding sequence ATGCTTAAGCTATTCAGGCATAAAAATGTGGCTAAAATAGTGCTTTGGGGACTTTTGATACTCATACTCCCCGCGTTCGTCCTATGGGGCACAGGCGCAGGCGGAGGATCAAAAGATAAGGGGCCCAAATTTGTCGGGCTCATCGATGGCAAAAAGATATCTTTCGGCGACTTCGCGGAAAGCATTGCCGCAATAAGGTGCCAGATAATATTGAATTATTTCAACCAGCCGAAAGTTATGGATACATTTTTGAAGTCAAACGCTTTTCTCGGAAAACTCGCGTGGGACAGGTTGATCATGGCCAAAGAAGCCCGGAAGGCAAAGATGAAGGTCTCAAATGCTGAAGTTATAAATTTTATACGGAGCCAGCCTTTATTCCTAAGAGGCGGTTATTTCGATGACAGGATGTACGGCTATATACTGAGAAACAATATGGCCCTTGAACCGAGAATGTTCGAAGAGATGATGAGGGGTAACCTCGAGATCCAGAAATTTAACGACCGGCTCACTAAAGATATCAAAGTGACCGACCAGGAGATCGCGGAGTCATACGGAAAAATAAACGACAAACTCAAGATCTCCTATATCGATTTTCCCGCAGCGCCGGCTGCCGGCGAAGGGTACAGTAAACTTAAAGACCTTATGGCAAAAGAAAAATTGAGCTTTGAAGCGGCCGCGGCAAAACTTGCCCTCAATGTTAAAGAATCCGCATTCTTCTCCAAAGGCGAAACTATCGAAGGTATCGGAGAGGTCGGCCCCTTGATAGAGACCGCAAGCACGCTAAAACCTGATGAAGTTTCCACCCCTATCGAAATGGAGAAAGGCGCGATAATATTCAGGGTTTCCGGAAGAGAGAAGTTCGATGAAGAGAAATTCAAGAAAGAAAAAGATGGTTATTCGAAAAAACTTATCGAATTAAAGAAGACACGATATATCGAAAACTGGCTGAGAGGCCTCGAAAAGGCCAGCACGGTCAATATAGACTTTAAGGATTACGATAAGTATTACCGTTAG
- the hisG gene encoding ATP phosphoribosyltransferase — protein sequence MKQTKTKLKLGLPKGSLQDSTVKMFRKAGFYVNISERSYFPSIDDSEIECVLFRAQEMARYVEDGILDVGITGNDWILENGSDVVRVAELIYSKQSMRPVRWVLAVPEASKINSVKDLNGKSVATELVGVTKRYLKKNKVKARVEFSWGATEVKAIMGVDAIVEVTETGSSLRANKLREVATICESTTQLIANRKSWMNPWKRNKIENLALLLKGAILAEDKVGLKMNVAKRNLKAVLSLLPAMKKPTIANLTDPDWVDVETIIDEKVVKHLIPDLKRAGAEGIIEYPLNKVIY from the coding sequence ATGAAACAGACGAAGACTAAGCTTAAACTCGGCCTGCCCAAGGGAAGCCTGCAGGATTCCACTGTGAAGATGTTCAGGAAGGCGGGTTTTTACGTCAATATCAGCGAGAGGTCCTATTTCCCGTCAATCGATGACAGCGAAATAGAATGCGTGCTCTTTAGGGCCCAGGAGATGGCCAGATATGTCGAGGACGGGATCCTCGATGTCGGTATAACAGGTAATGACTGGATACTGGAGAACGGTTCGGACGTGGTAAGGGTTGCCGAGCTTATATATTCGAAACAGTCGATGCGCCCGGTGAGATGGGTGCTGGCGGTTCCGGAAGCTTCGAAGATAAATAGTGTAAAGGACCTGAACGGCAAGTCCGTGGCGACCGAGCTCGTCGGAGTTACGAAGAGATACCTTAAGAAGAACAAAGTCAAGGCGCGGGTGGAATTCAGCTGGGGGGCGACAGAGGTTAAGGCCATAATGGGTGTAGACGCTATAGTTGAGGTCACCGAGACGGGATCGTCCTTAAGGGCCAATAAACTGAGAGAGGTGGCCACCATTTGCGAGTCCACCACACAGCTCATAGCCAATCGCAAGAGCTGGATGAACCCATGGAAGCGGAATAAGATAGAGAATCTGGCCCTTCTTCTGAAGGGCGCGATACTCGCCGAAGATAAGGTGGGCTTAAAGATGAACGTCGCCAAGAGAAATCTGAAGGCGGTGCTCAGCCTTCTACCGGCGATGAAGAAGCCCACTATAGCAAACCTTACGGATCCGGACTGGGTAGATGTCGAGACCATAATAGACGAGAAGGTGGTCAAGCATCTTATACCTGACTTAAAGAGAGCGGGCGCGGAAGGCATTATCGAATACCCGCTTAATAAAGTCATATATTAA
- a CDS encoding tetratricopeptide repeat protein, producing the protein MFSRKALFTLAAAVALSAFAIKNLDAVADIYSRSRSFSIGPRASEGRSSTGFAKSLAHYTMGIIYDNELKSAEAIKEFEAAVLLEPDISYVHTRLAADYFLLKDTKKALEELKAAKSLDPADAKPFFIAALIYTSLNKYEDARKEYQEVMRLAPDSMWALSSLADIYVLQERMADAASVYEKLIDKDKESDLLYFNLGVIYSRMGKTDKGIEALNQAVQLNPEYLEAYIGLGAMYELKKDLDGAILNFEKALEIDPSNIVIYRHLGGLFLRVKRYDEALRQYETISKLDPKDAYAYIERANIYIIEKKLDEATAVLEAAVKLGLKEADVYLALGYSYALAGDKARALKYYNTALEASPDNAGAHFYLGSFYESINEKEMAVKHLRDAIRLDPEFADAYNYLGYMFAEEGVELDEALELTRKAVALDPENGAFLDSLGWVLFKKGMTDEALLQIEKALKTDPDDPVIRDHLGDIYFKKGLRDRAREEWSKSLKFDPKQDKVREKVRSLPARGLKGR; encoded by the coding sequence TTGTTTTCACGTAAAGCCCTGTTTACTTTAGCCGCGGCGGTTGCTCTATCGGCATTCGCGATAAAGAATCTGGATGCGGTAGCGGATATATATTCACGAAGCCGCTCTTTCTCGATAGGCCCGCGGGCTTCCGAGGGGCGTTCCTCGACGGGTTTCGCGAAATCGCTTGCCCATTATACGATGGGCATTATTTATGATAATGAGCTCAAGAGCGCGGAAGCCATTAAAGAATTTGAAGCGGCCGTTCTTCTCGAGCCGGATATAAGTTACGTTCACACGCGCCTTGCGGCCGATTATTTCCTGCTAAAGGATACTAAGAAAGCTCTAGAGGAATTGAAGGCCGCCAAGTCGCTGGACCCGGCGGATGCGAAACCGTTTTTTATAGCGGCGCTTATCTACACATCGTTAAATAAGTACGAAGATGCCCGGAAGGAATATCAGGAGGTCATGCGCCTCGCCCCTGATTCGATGTGGGCTCTCAGCTCTTTGGCAGATATCTATGTGCTTCAGGAAAGGATGGCGGACGCGGCAAGCGTCTATGAAAAGCTTATCGATAAGGATAAGGAGTCGGACCTGTTATATTTTAACCTCGGCGTGATATACTCGAGGATGGGTAAGACCGACAAGGGGATAGAGGCTTTAAACCAGGCGGTACAGCTGAATCCGGAATATCTGGAGGCGTATATAGGCCTGGGCGCCATGTACGAACTGAAGAAAGATCTTGACGGCGCGATCCTCAATTTTGAAAAAGCGCTGGAGATAGATCCGTCGAATATAGTCATCTACCGTCATCTCGGGGGTCTATTCCTTAGAGTGAAACGGTACGATGAGGCTCTCCGGCAATACGAGACTATCTCGAAACTGGACCCTAAAGACGCTTACGCTTATATCGAACGGGCCAATATTTATATTATCGAGAAGAAGTTGGATGAGGCTACGGCGGTCCTGGAAGCCGCTGTAAAGCTGGGCCTGAAAGAAGCCGATGTTTATCTCGCGCTCGGATATTCCTACGCGCTCGCGGGTGATAAAGCCCGCGCGCTCAAATATTATAATACCGCGCTTGAGGCCTCGCCGGATAATGCCGGAGCGCATTTTTATCTGGGATCTTTTTACGAGAGTATAAACGAGAAAGAGATGGCGGTAAAGCATTTAAGGGACGCCATCAGGCTCGATCCGGAATTTGCCGACGCTTATAATTATCTCGGCTATATGTTTGCCGAGGAAGGCGTCGAGCTTGACGAGGCCTTGGAGCTGACCAGAAAAGCGGTTGCGCTGGATCCGGAGAACGGCGCGTTCCTGGATTCTCTCGGATGGGTTCTCTTTAAAAAGGGCATGACGGATGAGGCCCTCCTTCAGATCGAGAAGGCGCTCAAAACAGATCCCGATGATCCGGTGATAAGGGACCATCTCGGTGACATATATTTTAAGAAAGGACTGCGCGATAGAGCGCGGGAAGAGTGGAGTAAGTCATTGAAATTTGATCCGAAACAGGATAAGGTCAGAGAGAAAGTGCGAAGCCTCCCCGCAAGGGGATTAAAAGGAAGATAA